The Triticum dicoccoides isolate Atlit2015 ecotype Zavitan chromosome 6A, WEW_v2.0, whole genome shotgun sequence genome has a window encoding:
- the LOC119315854 gene encoding uncharacterized protein LOC119315854, with protein sequence MHNDSTRTTRLWSHAFHPCSHLIPSNHSPREILEHSSSRSCLANLAGNASRSCHRPHVSASLPYSPTTRLAQGWTTVGGRFPTPRPPVSPRDGPLSAAGRSYNRQCTGVDPGQQGATTVGRRSYNWPRRGLQVCNRRTELQARGHNRQPLVLEPTCRGAATGKRESANGHGLRRGVTVPFFLQWTVLFCYHRRQDFDATSDFSMPEHAVCLIHSGAMTNKKLVPAESNACTGKPKSWNPRHQMLLQANRKLEQRFRSSIDRRKSFNRRTKNLERAESNATTGK encoded by the exons ATGCACAACGACAGCACACGCACCACGCGCCTGTGGTCCCACGCGTTTCACCCATGTTCTCATCTTATCCCCAGTAACCACTCGCCCAGAGAAATCCTCGAGCACTCATCCTCTCGCTCGTGTCTCGCCAACCTCGCCGGCAACGCCTCTCGCTCGTGCCACCGC CCTCATGTGTCGGCCTCCCTTCCCTACTCCCCGACCACCCGTCTCGCCCAGGGATGGACCACTGTCGGCGGCCGGTTCCCTACTCCCCGACCACCCGTCTCGCCCAGGGATGGACCACTGTCGGCGGCCGGCAGGAGCTATAACCGGCAATGCACGGGAGTTGACCCCGGCCAGCAAGGAGCTACAACCGTAGGACGGAGGAGCTACAACTGGCCACGCCGGGGGCTGCAAGTCTGCAACCGGCGGACAGAGCTACaagccaggggccacaaccgacaACCACTCGTGCTGGAACCAACATGCAGGGGTGCTGCAACCGGCAAAAGGGAGTCTGCCAATGGCCATGGGCTACGTCGAGGCGTCACTGTTCCTTTTTTTCTCCAG TGGACGGTGCTTTTCTGCTACCACCGGCGACAGGATTTTGATGCGACCAGTGATTTTTCTATGCCGGAACATGCGGTGTGCTTGATCCATAGCGGCGCCATGACGAATAAAAAGTTGGTACCGGCGGAATCAAATGCTTGTACCGGCAAACCAAAAAGCTGGAACCCGCGGCATCAAATGCTACTACAGGCAAACAGAAAGCTAGAACAGCGATTCAGAAGCTCCATTGACAGAAGAAAAAGTTTCAACCGGCGAACTAAAAACCTGGAACGGGCAGAATCAAATGCTACTACGGGCAAATAA